In Plantibacter sp. PA-3-X8, one DNA window encodes the following:
- a CDS encoding glycosyltransferase — MRLPFLRRPQKPFPEGRHFAVTWGLSDDFGGMTEAMLQRSRAFIRLADTPVDVLTFDHRPDYPELASRLRTRGDLIDGLRVVNLWDWLRDNPLPGGSLDLARHGFTPLPLDDVGTERRRGDAVLSRERHDDAGQILQVDVYRADGTLLLSDRRDTRERGVKGGRSVVLCDEQGSPIRSWGRIWSLYRAWFDAITAGGPAWMIVDSKTIAPFVLSYRKRNVVTAHVVHASHLQGTERPHGRLRESRRAVFEALDDFDLVALLSDRQLADVTTMLGEHASLSVIPNSRELVAPEVARAPRPRSRGMFLGSLTARKRPAHAIRAVLTATSTDGPPPTLDVYGGGELLDELQSLVTAEDPDHRVVLHGYDRSARQQLGSGSFLVMTSTSEGFPLVLIEAMAAGCLPIVVDVPYGPADIVRDGWNGFLVPSAEPTVVSAAIERLLALPETEVDAMRRNARTTAEQYDDEAVTRRWAQELHAAARRKKRNALVPRVG, encoded by the coding sequence GTGAGACTTCCCTTCCTGCGCCGCCCCCAGAAGCCGTTCCCGGAAGGTCGCCACTTCGCGGTGACCTGGGGCCTGTCGGACGACTTCGGCGGCATGACCGAGGCGATGCTCCAGCGCTCCCGCGCGTTCATCAGACTGGCCGACACCCCGGTCGACGTCCTCACCTTCGACCACCGACCGGACTACCCCGAGTTGGCGTCACGGCTGCGCACGCGCGGAGACCTGATCGACGGCCTCCGGGTCGTCAACCTCTGGGACTGGCTGCGTGACAACCCGCTGCCGGGTGGGTCCCTCGACCTGGCGCGCCACGGGTTCACCCCGCTCCCCCTGGACGACGTCGGCACGGAACGACGCCGCGGTGACGCCGTCCTCAGCCGCGAGCGCCACGATGACGCGGGTCAGATCCTGCAGGTGGACGTCTACCGAGCCGACGGCACCCTGCTCCTGTCCGACCGCCGCGACACGCGTGAGCGGGGTGTGAAGGGCGGCCGCTCGGTCGTCCTCTGCGACGAGCAGGGGAGCCCCATCCGGTCCTGGGGGCGCATCTGGTCGCTGTACCGCGCCTGGTTCGACGCAATCACCGCAGGCGGGCCGGCCTGGATGATCGTCGACAGCAAGACCATCGCACCGTTCGTCCTGAGCTACCGGAAGCGCAACGTCGTCACCGCGCACGTCGTGCACGCCTCGCACCTCCAGGGCACGGAACGGCCACACGGTCGGCTGCGGGAGTCGCGGCGAGCGGTGTTCGAGGCGCTCGACGACTTCGACCTCGTCGCGCTCCTCAGTGATCGACAGCTCGCGGACGTGACGACCATGCTCGGCGAGCACGCCTCGCTCAGTGTCATCCCGAACTCGCGCGAACTCGTCGCCCCGGAGGTCGCACGTGCGCCTCGACCGCGCAGCCGCGGGATGTTCCTCGGCTCGCTCACGGCCCGGAAGCGGCCGGCGCACGCGATCCGCGCCGTCCTCACCGCCACGTCCACGGATGGGCCTCCCCCGACGCTTGACGTATACGGCGGCGGCGAGCTGCTCGACGAACTGCAGTCGCTCGTCACCGCCGAAGACCCGGACCACCGCGTCGTCCTCCACGGCTACGACCGCTCCGCCCGGCAGCAGCTCGGCTCGGGTTCGTTCCTCGTCATGACCTCGACCTCGGAGGGCTTCCCGCTCGTGCTCATCGAGGCGATGGCAGCCGGGTGTCTTCCCATCGTGGTCGACGTCCCCTACGGACCGGCCGACATCGTCCGCGACGGTTGGAACGGGTTCCTCGTGCCGTCCGCGGAACCGACCGTCGTGTCGGCCGCCATCGAGCGCCTGCTCGCCCTTCCTGAAACCGAGGTCGACGCGATGCGTCGCAACGCCAGAACGACCGCGGAGCAGTACGACGACGAAGCAGTCACCCGTCGGTGGGCTCAGGAGTTGCACGCGGCCGCTCGTCGGAAGAAGCGGAACGCGCTCGTCCCTCGCGTCGGCTGA
- a CDS encoding acyltransferase yields MNPSSGRLASLDGVRGVASVVVVLYHVSLLARPFATGRISEPAWDIATETPLKLLFAGTEAVQVFFVLSGLVVALPLLRGGASWPGFFAARFVRLYLPVWGSLLFAAALILLIPRDPASVTTGEWIANANATSVDPLHLLTEATLTPASYTLVNTLWSLRWELIFTLLLPIAVLLARLLRRWAWPVAALMSVIMVLGRVAGLDAAVYLPAFFIGTLIAVRLDDLRAWAADRSSPLQWAMLTGGSALLLVASWLSRPFVESSSTLGQALWGLSGVGAAGLIVVAIGSPFARRLLETPPVLWLGKVSFSLYLVHAPILATLAFMFGDERWWLVGIVGVPLSLLIAAGFFQLVERPSHGLARRVGRGVQTGVAAVRSRMLSRREGRARSASSDERPRATPEPTDG; encoded by the coding sequence GTGAATCCGTCCTCCGGGCGACTGGCCTCCCTCGACGGAGTCCGTGGTGTCGCCAGCGTCGTCGTGGTGCTCTACCACGTGTCGTTGCTCGCACGACCCTTCGCGACGGGCCGGATCTCGGAGCCCGCCTGGGACATCGCGACCGAGACACCATTGAAGCTGCTCTTCGCCGGCACCGAGGCGGTGCAGGTGTTCTTCGTCCTGAGTGGTCTCGTCGTCGCGCTCCCGCTGTTGCGAGGCGGCGCGAGCTGGCCGGGGTTCTTCGCCGCGCGGTTCGTGCGGCTCTACCTCCCCGTGTGGGGATCGCTGCTGTTCGCCGCCGCACTCATCCTGCTCATCCCGAGGGATCCCGCCTCGGTGACCACCGGTGAGTGGATCGCGAACGCGAACGCGACGAGCGTCGACCCGCTGCACCTCCTGACGGAGGCCACCCTGACACCGGCGAGCTACACCCTGGTGAACACCCTGTGGTCGCTGCGCTGGGAGCTGATCTTCACGCTCCTCCTTCCGATCGCCGTCCTGCTCGCTCGGTTGCTGCGCCGCTGGGCGTGGCCGGTCGCTGCGTTGATGTCCGTGATCATGGTGCTCGGACGGGTCGCGGGACTGGACGCCGCCGTGTACCTGCCGGCGTTCTTCATCGGTACGCTGATCGCCGTCCGGCTCGACGACCTCCGCGCCTGGGCGGCGGATCGGTCCAGCCCCCTGCAGTGGGCGATGCTCACGGGCGGCTCCGCACTCCTGCTCGTCGCGAGCTGGCTCTCCCGACCGTTCGTCGAGTCCTCCTCCACGCTGGGTCAGGCGCTCTGGGGTCTGTCGGGCGTGGGAGCGGCCGGTCTCATCGTCGTCGCCATCGGAAGCCCGTTCGCCCGGCGGCTCCTCGAGACCCCGCCCGTCCTCTGGCTCGGCAAGGTGTCGTTCAGCCTGTACCTCGTGCACGCCCCGATCCTGGCCACGCTCGCCTTCATGTTCGGCGATGAGCGCTGGTGGCTGGTCGGCATCGTGGGAGTGCCACTCAGCCTGCTGATCGCCGCCGGGTTCTTCCAGCTCGTCGAGCGTCCGTCCCACGGCCTGGCGCGCCGCGTCGGCCGAGGGGTGCAGACCGGGGTCGCGGCGGTGCGCTCCCGGATGCTCAGCCGACGCGAGGGACGAGCGCGTTCCGCTTCTTCCGACGAGCGGCCGCGTGCAACTCCTGAGCCCACCGACGGGTGA
- a CDS encoding CDP-glycerol glycerophosphotransferase family protein yields MGLIRDGRRAITLAKDLLANRRARAVLAAQMQAAPVIEPGRYKVAVYFADGAVNMYQIRQWYRPLAELSKQWPVLILSRGATAAAKLFEESPIPTAYVRTVVALERTLAEQDIRVVLYVNQNAKNFQMFRYGSRWHVFVNHGESDKMYMTTNQFKAYDYSLIAGQAARNRLERVLWDYDFDKRAIMIGRPQADHYSGELPYTPDERTVVLYAPTWEGDRAAAAYGSIASHGVALVRALIATGRHRVVYRPHPRSGVVDPAYASANREIMAALQEANRADASAQHVVDTGADLGWQLAAADAAIVDISAMVYDRLASGKPLMITRPVNPEAEIDTGGYLSSCEWLDASDAADIVDGVDRLLGDPETVARLQHWVEYYFGDTTPGVTTARFHSAIEHLMSEWERFALAHADGRPELDEHEDDEDEDEDDDDEGRA; encoded by the coding sequence ATGGGACTGATCAGAGACGGTCGTCGTGCCATCACGCTCGCCAAGGACCTGCTCGCCAACCGCCGGGCCAGAGCCGTCCTCGCGGCGCAGATGCAGGCGGCGCCCGTGATCGAGCCGGGGCGCTACAAGGTGGCCGTGTACTTCGCGGACGGTGCCGTCAACATGTACCAGATCCGACAGTGGTACCGGCCGCTCGCCGAACTGTCGAAGCAGTGGCCCGTCCTCATCCTCAGTCGCGGTGCGACGGCTGCGGCGAAGCTGTTCGAGGAGTCGCCGATCCCGACGGCCTACGTCCGGACGGTCGTCGCCCTCGAGCGCACGCTGGCCGAACAGGACATCCGCGTCGTGCTGTACGTCAACCAGAACGCCAAGAACTTCCAGATGTTCCGCTACGGCTCCCGCTGGCACGTCTTCGTCAACCATGGCGAGAGCGACAAGATGTACATGACCACGAACCAGTTCAAGGCCTACGACTACAGCCTCATCGCCGGCCAAGCGGCGAGAAACCGGCTGGAGCGGGTGCTCTGGGACTACGACTTCGACAAGCGCGCGATCATGATCGGCCGCCCGCAGGCCGACCACTACTCGGGCGAACTGCCCTACACGCCCGATGAGCGGACCGTGGTCCTGTACGCGCCCACCTGGGAGGGCGACCGCGCGGCCGCGGCGTACGGCTCGATCGCGAGCCACGGCGTGGCCCTCGTCCGAGCGCTCATCGCGACCGGGCGGCACCGCGTCGTGTACCGCCCGCACCCGAGGAGCGGTGTCGTCGATCCGGCGTACGCGAGCGCGAACCGCGAGATCATGGCCGCGCTCCAGGAGGCGAACCGAGCGGACGCCTCGGCCCAGCACGTCGTCGACACGGGTGCCGACCTCGGTTGGCAGCTGGCGGCAGCTGACGCGGCGATCGTCGACATCTCCGCGATGGTCTACGACCGCCTCGCGAGCGGGAAGCCGCTCATGATCACCCGTCCCGTGAACCCGGAGGCGGAGATCGACACCGGAGGGTACCTCTCGTCGTGTGAATGGCTCGATGCCTCGGACGCAGCGGACATCGTCGACGGAGTCGACCGACTCCTCGGTGATCCCGAGACGGTCGCGCGACTGCAGCACTGGGTCGAGTACTACTTCGGCGACACGACGCCCGGGGTGACGACGGCGAGGTTCCACAGCGCCATCGAGCATCTGATGTCGGAGTGGGAACGGTTCGCCCTCGCGCACGCCGATGGCCGGCCGGAGCTCGACGAGCATGAGGACGATGAGGACGAAGACGAGGATGATGACGACGAAGGACGCGCCTGA